One Dioscorea cayenensis subsp. rotundata cultivar TDr96_F1 chromosome 19, TDr96_F1_v2_PseudoChromosome.rev07_lg8_w22 25.fasta, whole genome shotgun sequence genomic window, tatttcaaaatcaagTTTAGGCAATGTACGACACTAGGAGACTAGtaaatatgattatattttttatttaatatctttTTTGCAATAATGGCAAATTATATTATAGAGAAGCATAGTTAAAATAAACTTTCTATCCAAATTTATTAgcaaaataaacacaatattcaaacaaaaatagTGAAAAGTACATAGTTGCAGTCATATAATCACTAGCATTATCAATCACCAAATGTACAACATTTTACAATCttcaaaaattgatcaaataaagaATATACCAATGGGCCAATATACCTAAAAATTGATCAGATTTCTTTGTATTTGATCACTAGAACTATCACACATTATTGTGCATCTAAAACTAGCTCGAGTACTTTTATAGCTATCAACATGTAATTGACATTCCTTTTATAGCTATCATTATAAGATGGACCTCTATGTCTATATCTTATCCCAGTAATGGCATCCAAAGCTCTTTGAAAGTAAGGTGACATCAATGCATTAAAAGGAACCCATGATAACCATGCAAAATTCATATGTGCCTTTTGAATTGGTTGTTTGTTGGCAGATGCACTCTATATTCTTGGATTAAACCCTTCCTTGgtattgcaaatttttttttatagaatccttagcttttttttttttcttgtatatttgttcattcttgtatcTTTTGATATGACTTCATTGAAGGATTTAGATCCTGCATATTATCCTCTTTTGTTTCCTgaataagtgattttttttgggGCAATGTGGATAAATCACCCCAAATACacgtatatattttttttattattattatccctCAATCAAGCATTTGGAGAAAAAGTTGACCCCTCAATCTCCCGCATAAGAGTTAAGTGCTTTAACCACTAAACCATTGCCATGGTGACTATGTAagtgatattttaaaaagttaagataatattttagtttgttactctaacttttctttatttttataaaataattgttttctAATCACCAACCAGCTTCGTCATTTATAAGGTGAGAGATTGATGGTACGTGGGACAGaattaatgaataataattgatagtatttttactaaaaaaaatatattttagtcAAATGCTCATATAATCTAAGctattaaatagttttttttaatcttaatgtTAAAACCTTGGATTCCAGTTATTTAGAAAGGAGGGAATAATTCATAAAACATTGAATAAAGacaattaaacaatatataatttCTCTTGTCAttctaaaatgttttaaaaatatcttcaGTGGctataaaatatcatttttaagtATCATagttgttctttcttttcttcctcaCAGTCACAAAGTTTATAAGAAGCAAAATTCAAGAGAGCTAGAGTAAATgatggattttgtttttatagtatacaaatttaaaaatgcaTATGAGAGAGCCTTTctaattttatggatttttttaaaaaaatttaaaactcaaaattaattaagttaacaaATCAATTCAAGTATTAATAATACTAGGATCTTGCAAAACAAGTGAAGTCCTATTGTATAATGGAtagaattttgaataaaatcaattatatatgaactaccaattttatgtatttcttacgaaaattcataattatatttcaattgATCTTTTGAAGGACTTAACAACCTATATATCGTTTGAAGAGTTAATTAATCAGTATCTTATAGTTCAAACGTTTCtataatataaactaatgacaATTGAGTAGGatatattgatataaaaatgaTCATGACTTGAatcaatatctatatatatggaGCAATTTAATCGGTTCATATTGATAAATTTCAATAAAGAAGttttgttgataaaaaaataataaactttaatattttctaaaatgtCTTGTTGAAGTATAATATAAATTAGGCAATGAATTAAAAGATTTGGATTATCAATGATTTAAAAGTGTACATGAATAACAAAAACCCTGATTTTAGACAACTCTATGTTCTACTACTGTTGTGATATGGAAATTGATGTcagaatattttcaaaataaaaaattgtgatGAACTAAAATAcacttcaaattaaaatttgtgtATAAAAATGGAAGGTTACttaaataaatccaaaattaaaagatatttataaGACTTGTTTGTAACCATTTTGATgtacaaaatgaaaagaagccTTTCAGTTTTATGTTGTTATGAAAGCTATTTAACCCTGGTTGTGCTTTGTGGCCCACACAAGCATTGGAGCATGTGGTTTAATTCAATGCAAAGCGAATAACCTTACTAGGGCTTGACATGTCATGAATCCTTTTGAAAGAAAGGAATGATCTTGAGAATGCGGACATAGGTTGTGCATGGCTATCGTCATTTCGTGCGACAAGATATTGGGTTAAGtcatttgatattataattgCGTGCAAGGTGAAGTTAAACATTATCTTCGCTAGATCCTCAAAGTTATTTGTGCATTTTTATGTACATACCCAGTGATAAGGGTGAAATAACTATTGAAGTCAATCTTATTGTTTCTCTTTGAATTCCAACACCATTTTTCGAATAAGTATGCATCATCCCTTCTTGAAATGTCGATTTTCTTGcggcacacacacacacatatatatatatatatatatttatataaagtcAGTTTACCTTCATCTTTGATGTCTCTTATTACCATAGAATCATTTTGAAGACTCAAACCTCTTGGAGGGTTGAACTATGATTTAATGTTAGTGATGAATTTAGAGATGATAAAACCCGAGCTGATAAGTGGTTTCTAATCCTATCCAGGGCGGTTTTTTCTATTGGAGAGCGGGGCACGAGACAGGACATGGTGGGGATTTTTTGTGAGAGGTGCGGGTAAGgcggttttggttttggttttagtTTGCTATGCCCCGCCCTGAtaagcatttatttataattatatacccttatatatatataatttaatgttttcttaatttgcaaATTAAAATATCcacttaataataattattgtttgttttaattattttttttttgtattttcatggTTTAGCTTTGATGTGGTCTAATTTAACTTCATACCACGTAATACCCCATtatctcacatcacacccacGATCTCCCTCTGCACCCACGATCTCGAATACGTGAAGTTTTATAGAATGGTTAAccatatatctataaatagcctccTTCATTTAAACAAGGGAAGACTTTTCAGGAAAAACATCCAAGAAAGAACAAAGTTTATTCTCTACTAATTTAGCCATCGGAGCGTTTGTGGGGAATACTTCCCACACTGTTACAGGCCTAAGCATTcaaagaaggaagagactccaACTCCTTTTGTTCGATCTCCAAGTTCGAAGTTCTACAAGTTCAAGGTCCTCAACAAATTTATTGTTGTATTCGGGCAACAACAATTGGTGCCGTCTGTGGGAACCTGATCAAAAGGCCATCACAGAAGGTTACTTTCGTGTAGTCTCTTCAATCTACGCTAATGGCACCAAAGAAGTGCTAGACGTCACGCTATCAGATTGCTACTACTCAAGATGAAATGATTCCTCAAAGTGAAAACCTTCAAGAACAATTAGAGGTTCCACCTGAGCCCTCAAGAGATACAATGCCAACGATTCCTTTAAGCGAATATGAAGCGCTTAAAAAGAAGTTcgatgaaaacaacaaaaagttaGATAATTTAATGCTCTTTGTCCAGCAAGCCCTACCTCAAGAAACGCTCCCCTCCAACCTACATCTTAGGGGAAAGCAATCTATGGAACAACAAGAGCAAGGTGATCCACATCCTCATAATCAAGAGAGGGTTGAACCTCCAGAAAAAATCCAAGAGGTGGTAGAAAGCACCTACAAAGGAGAATCAAGAGCATTTGAGAAAGATGCGGAGGAATCTACCTTTAGCATAAATGAGGCAGCTAATCTAAAAAAGATGATTGAACATGTTCTGGAACAGAAGAAACTGGTTCCTATTGAGGAAACACCACAAAGAAGCAAGGTTCTTTTCATCAAGGAAATCATGGTAAAACCTCTACCCAAAAAATTCAAGATGTCACAACTAACAACTTATTCTGGAAAGGGTGACCCTTACGACCATATGCAAAACTATGAGACGTTGATGCTACTTCATGGATAGGAGGACGCAATTATGTGCATAGCATTTCCGCTTACCTTAACTGAGCATGCACGTATATGGTTTAATAATCTGAAAGAAGGatcaatttcaaacttcaatcagttgaggaagGAATTTATAGATGCGTTCCTCATTAATGCTAGAAGAAAGAAGGACGCTTCATACCTTTTGACTATTAAACAAGATGAGAAAGAGAGCCTGAAGGACTATGTTGAAAGATTCCGTGCCGCTACCTTAGAAGTACAAGATCTTCAAGCCACAGTAGCAGTATCAGGAATGCTTCAAGGAACAAgatcaagagattttcaaaaatctctTTCCCTAGATCAACCCCTTACTCTTGGAGATCTATTCAATCGGGCTAATAAGTTTATCCTTTCAGAGGATGTCATGAGGCACATCAATACTGGAAAcagagataagaaaagaaaagatagagatgAAACAAATTTTGAAGGGAGAAGGACTGGAAGAGGAAATGAACACGGACAAATtccaaaactcaaatttgagaACTTCACACCATTGAGCCAACCATGTTCTACCATCCTGGCAAGCATAGAAGGATCTGGGCTCCTTACCTTTCCTCCTAAGGCAAACAAGACAATGGGCAAGTTTACAGACCCATACTGTAGGTTTCACAAAACCCATGGATATTCAACTGATAGATGCAGGGAactgatgaatgagattgaatcGCTAGTACGCTAAGGAAAGCTTAACAGATTTATCTACTCAGAAGCATGGAGAAACGAGAAACCGTCTTAGtcaaaaaaggaaagatatGAAGATAACAAAGGgatgaatgataaaaaagatTCCAAGATGACTGAAAAACCCCCCATTTTAGACAACAAGCCAATTTACCCAGCAATACATGCTATTCTTGGGGGTGAAACCTTAGCAGGTGAGACTTCTTCATCAAGGAAGGCATATGCAAGGCAAGCTTATGAAGTTAACAACATCATGAAAactcaagagaatgaagaacctATTACTTTTACTGCCGAAGATCAAGGAGATGTAGTCATGCCCCATGATGATGCAATGGTTATTTCCTCAACTATTATGAAGTTCCCAGTAGAGAGAATTCTCATTGATAATGGGAGCTCTGTAAACCTTATCTATTAGAACTGCTTTAGAAGATGAATCTATCgtatgatagattgaagaaggtgTCATTCCCACTATTTAGCTTCTCAGGAGAATCAGTTCCTATCATGGGATCAATCCAGTTACCGATCACGCTAGGTGAGGAACCACGTCACATTACAAGAATGGCTAATTTTATGGTAATCAAATCCGTGTCACCAGCTTACAGTGCAATCCTAGGAAGGCCTTTGCTCAATGACATGAGAGCTGTGCTCTCTTCTAGTTATTTGTTAATGAAGTTTCCAACCTTAGGAGTAATAGGGCAAGTAAGAGGAGATCAAAAGAAAGCTTGTAGCTGTTATGTATCTTCCATCAAAGGGAAACAATTGTTAAGGGATGAAACCTTGGCAATCTTAGAAGACTCAGTTGATAAGCCAAAGGCTGTGGAAAAAGTAGAACCTGTGAGGTTAAAAGATCATGATCCAGATGATATGCCAGGCATTAGTTTGGAGGTGATTTTTCATCACTTGAATGTGGACCCAAGTATAAAGCCAATAAAGCAGAAAAGAAGGACTATGGCACCTGAAAAACAACATGCtctagaagaagaaatatataaattaattcgagctgatttcattgaagaggtCCAATACCCAGAATGGCTTGCCAATGTTATAATGGTGAAGAAATCAAATGGGAAATGGAGAGTATGCATAGACTTCACTAATCTTAACAAAGCTTGCCCAAAAGATTCATATCCTTTACCAAGAATCGACAAGTTAGTGGATGAGACCTTAGGCTATGAGTTGCTAAGCTTCATGGATGCTTTCTCAGGATATCATCAGATAAAGATGAATCCCTCAGATAAAGAAAAGACTGGTTTAATTACTGAGAAAGGGACGTATTGTTACAAAGTAATGCCTTTTGGACTAAAAAATGCAGGAGCAACCTATCAAAGAATGGTGAACAAGGTATTCAAACACCTTTTAGCTGACACTATGGAAGCTTACATCGATGATATGATCGTCAAAAGCAAGGTAGGTGAGTCTCATACAAAAAAACTCAACCAAGTCTTTGATGTATTAAGGAAATACGACATGAGACTTAACCCCAACAAATGTACGTTTAGGGTTCAATCTGAAAAATTTCTTAGTTACACGATAACTAAAAGAGGGATAGAAGCTAACCCAGAGGAGATGCAAGCCATACTAGAgatgagatctccatcatctatgAAAGAGGTGCAACGCTTAACTGGAAGAATTGCAGCCCTAAATAAGTTCCTTTCCAAGTCAGCTGAAAGGAGCCTTCCCTTCTTTAAGACTTTAAGAGGTGGGAAGAATTTTGAATGGACTTCAGAATGTGATAAGGCTTTTGAAGAGCTAAAAGAATACTTGAAGCAGATACCTCTTTTGACTAGACTTGAGCCTAAAGAgcaattatttgtatatttgggaGTTAGCAAGATGGCTTTAAGTACAGTCTTATTGAGGAAGgaagaaaaagtggataaaacaGTGTACTATGTCAATAAAGTACTTCAAGGTGCAGAGTCTCGATACCCTTTTGCTGAAAGGGTAGCATTAGCACTTGTGCTGGCTTCCAGAAAATTAAGACCCTACTTTCAAGCTCATCCTATAGTTGTCTTAATAGATCAACCTTTACATCAGATATTACAAAGACCAGAATATTCTGGAAGACTTACAAAGTGGGCGATTGAACTAGGAGAGTATGATATTTGCTTTGAACCTAGAcaagcaatcaaaggtcaagctTTAGCTGATTTCATAGTAGAATGCATTGGAGAAGAGGAGCTAAATAAAGTAGATGAACACATATGGAAGATGTTTGTGGATGGAGCATCAAGTTCATCGGGGAGCAGAGCTGGGGTAGTTCTGATCTCTCCTGAAGGAGATATACTAGATTATTCATTGCGCTTTGCCTTTTTAAGCTCAAACAATATTGCAGAATATGAAGCACTTATAGTAGGAATGAGATTAGCCATGCAACTACAGGTGAAAAGATTGATGGCACATAGTGATTCACAATTAGTGGTTCAACAGTTTCATGGAGAGTATGAAGCAAAAGAACCAATTATACGCCAATAccttcacaaggttaaaaccttGTCTCAGGAGTTTGAAGAATTCCAATTATTACAAGTTAATAGGAATTCAAATAGTCATGCAGACGCTTTGTCCAAATTGGCCTCATCAATGGAAACAAAGGGAAGGATTGTACATCTCGAAGAACTTCAAAGGCCAAGTATCAAAGAGAAGAACATAGCAAACATTAAAGATGGGAATGATTGGAGAATACCCtttaagaaattcttaaaagatGGGGAGCTACCTTCAAACACACTGGAagccaaaaaattaaagatgagagcAGCTCGTTTCATGCTGATAAATGATGTGCTCTACAAGAAGGTGTTTGCCATGCCACTTTTAAGATGCCTCCATAAACAAGATGCAGAATATGCGTTAGCTGAAGTCCATGAAAGGATATGTGGATAACATATGGGAGCGAGAGCATTAGCAGCCAAAGACTTGTGTGCAAGATTTTATTGGCCTACCTTGAGAGATGATGcttcaaagaaggtaaagaagtGTGATAAATGCCAAAGGTTCACACCTATCCAAAAAGCTCCTACCTCAATGTTCAAATGTGATATTGAACCAACCCCATTTGCTAAATGGGGATTAGATCTCTTGGCACCTTTCCACCAAGCAACTGGAGGAAGAAAATTCTTAATGGTGGCAACTGATTATTTCACCAAATGGGTAGAAGCAAAACCATTGGCAATAATAACTAGCAAAAAATAGAAAGTATGGTTTGGAAAGACATCATCTGTTGATTTGGACTTCccaaaatattaatcataaatcGAGGAAAGCAGTTTGACTGTGACTCGTTTAAGGACTTTTGTGAAAAGCTCCATATCCAGCTTAGCTTTGCTTCTGTGGCATACCCCCAAGTGTTGCACTTACAAATTTCATTGTTATCTCATGCATTTAGCTAAATATCATGCATTTTTCCTAGTTTTCATAGTGATTTCCCCTCtctttttgtacaaactactctTTCTAGTTGTTTTGATTTCAGAAAGCAAGAATTGGTTGAGAAACCCTGGAGACTGGGAAGAAACACAACCTATTTGTGGTCTGTGAGAAGTACTTGTGGTTTGTAAAGTGACTGGGGCCTAGCTTTCATCTTTGGCTATAAAAAGACCAGAAAAGGGGCTTTAGGGTAAGAAGAAAGTAGGGACTAAGGAGCTGGCGGCtggaaaaagaaggaaaggaaGTTCTGAAGGCTGaaaagaagctgaagaagaagagaagggcTGGGAGACTGAAGATCAGATCCTTATAGCCATTATAGGGAGTCTTCTAAGCCCTGTTGTGCTGTGTCTGGCATACTCTTGTTATTCCTATTTTCACTTTGTAACTGAGACAATCTGTGTGTAGAACtcttcttaggtttgggatcaacCCAAGGTGGTAtttgtttgatgtgttgatacattttgtatggatcttttatgcttcaaggtagatttcttgagttgatttctGATCTG contains:
- the LOC120284114 gene encoding uncharacterized protein LOC120284114, whose product is MEQQEQGDPHPHNQERVEPPEKIQEVVESTYKGESRAFEKDAEESTFSINEAANLKKMIEHVLEQKKLVPIEETPQRSKVLFIKEIMEDAIMCIAFPLTLTEHARIWFNNLKEGSISNFNQLRKEFIDAFLINARRKKDASYLLTIKQDEKESLKDYVERFRAATLEVQDLQATVAVSGMLQGTRSRDFQKSLSLDQPLTLGDLFNRANKFILSEDVMRHINTGNRDKKRKDRDETNFEGRRTGRGNEHGQIPKLKFENFTPLSQPCSTILASIEGSGLLTFPPKANKTMGKFTDPYCRFHKTHGYSTDRCRELMNEIESLVR
- the LOC120284115 gene encoding uncharacterized protein LOC120284115 — protein: MNLSYDRLKKVSFPLFSFSGESVPIMGSIQLPITLGEEPRHITRMANFMVIKSVSPAYSAILGRPLLNDMRAVLSSSYLLMKFPTLGVIGQVRGDQKKACSCYVSSIKGKQLLRDETLAILEDSVDKPKAVEKVEPVRLKDHDPDDMPGISLEVIFHHLNVDPKVQYPEWLANVIMVKKSNGKWRVCIDFTNLNKACPKDSYPLPRIDKLVDETLGYELLSFMDAFSGYHQIKMNPSDKEKTGLITEKGTYCYKVMPFGLKNAGATYQRMVNKVFKHLLADTMEAYIDDMIVKSKVGESHTKKLNQVFDVLRKYDMRLNPNKCTFRVQSEKFLSYTITKRGIEANPEEMQAILEMRSPSSMKEVQRLTGRIAALNKFLSKSAERSLPFFKTLRGGKNFEWTSECDKAFEELKEYLKQIPLLTRLEPKEQLFVYLGVSKMALSTVLLRKEEKVDKTVYYVNKVLQGAESRYPFAERVALALVLASRKLRPYFQAHPIVVLIDQPLHQILQRPEYSGRLTKWAIELGEYDICFEPRQAIKGQALADFIVECIGEEELNKVDEHIWKMFVDGASSSSGSRAGVVLISPEGDILDYSLRFAFLSSNNIAEYEALIVGMRLAMQLQVKRLMAHSDSQLVVQQFHGEYEAKEPIIRQYLHKVKTLSQEFEEFQLLQVNRNSNSHADALSKLASSMETKGRIVHLEELQRPSIKEKNIANIKDGNDWRIPFKKFLKDGELPSNTLEAKKLKMRAARFMLINDVLYKKVFAMPLLRCLHKQDAEYALAEVNSRSMKRNQSLGSLLEPDQEFERDFRLQYQRKAKLKESSQASHMKDNSKTLREFEAPSAQGLHSSIAMPPLDSDFLSNCGIRLELGYIHCLKALSKHGINCSKFFFLSIFRQEKQLSGLNYNSRISVDAASGGALMNKMVDDAYNLIEDMALNHYQWTSERNTTPKPAGRHKVETLNLISAKVDALTQKFDKLNANVPSAANITCEICGSTGHLATNCHLIAPPSSKPSMEQMNYLHNFSQRTVNDPFSNTYNPGWQNHPNLSYKSNQPHFEQNLSSNIPRQPPGFQQRISNPQPVQK